In one Thermosipho ferrireducens genomic region, the following are encoded:
- the rplD gene encoding 50S ribosomal protein L4, which yields MAVLDVLNIKGEKVGTMELKDEIFDIEPNTDVMWRYVDMQLTNARAGTASTKTRGEVSGGGRKPWIQKHTGRARQGSIRAPHWRHGGVAHGPKPKVYFKRMNKKMKKLALKSALSVRFKEGNLLVLDELKMERAKTKDLKEIIRALGLEESKILFVLPKKENEYVNVKISGRNIPGVKVIIADNPGSEKVNIDGLNVYDILNHDKLVLVQSTVQKIEEVLG from the coding sequence ATGGCAGTACTTGATGTTTTGAACATCAAAGGTGAAAAAGTTGGAACGATGGAACTAAAGGATGAAATCTTTGATATTGAACCAAACACAGATGTAATGTGGCGTTATGTGGATATGCAACTTACCAATGCGAGAGCGGGTACAGCATCTACCAAAACGCGCGGAGAAGTGTCTGGTGGTGGAAGAAAGCCATGGATTCAGAAACATACAGGTAGAGCAAGACAGGGCTCAATAAGAGCACCACACTGGAGACATGGTGGTGTTGCACATGGACCAAAACCAAAAGTTTACTTTAAACGCATGAATAAGAAAATGAAAAAATTGGCACTTAAATCAGCTTTGTCTGTAAGGTTTAAAGAGGGGAATCTTTTGGTTCTTGATGAATTGAAAATGGAAAGAGCAAAGACTAAGGATTTAAAAGAAATAATAAGAGCTCTTGGACTTGAAGAAAGTAAAATATTGTTTGTTTTACCGAAAAAAGAAAATGAATATGTTAATGTTAAAATTTCTGGACGAAATATTCCTGGGGTAAAGGTAATCATTGCTGATAATCCAGGAAGCGAAAAAGTAAATATAGATGGATTGAATGTATATGATATACTCAATCATGATAAATTGGTTCTCGTTCAGAGTACCGTCCAGAAAATTGAGGAGGTGCTCGGATAA
- the rplC gene encoding 50S ribosomal protein L3, translating into MKMIIGKKVGMTRIFKDDKAIPVTVIKAGPCYVVQKKTVETDGYNAIQLGFEEARKVNKPMEGVFKKAGVKPLKILREFRVENPEDFEIGQEIKVDIFEEGDKIDITGWSKGRGFAGAMKRWGFRGGPKSHGAKFHRELGSVGQHTEPARIFKGKKMPGQYGNERVTILNSEIVKIDVENNLIAVKGGVPGARGGLVLIRSAKRG; encoded by the coding sequence ATGAAAATGATAATTGGAAAAAAAGTTGGAATGACACGTATATTTAAAGACGATAAAGCCATTCCAGTTACTGTAATAAAAGCAGGTCCATGTTACGTTGTTCAGAAGAAAACAGTGGAAACTGATGGATACAATGCTATACAACTTGGTTTTGAAGAGGCAAGAAAAGTTAATAAGCCAATGGAAGGGGTATTTAAGAAAGCAGGAGTAAAACCATTAAAAATATTAAGAGAATTTCGTGTGGAAAATCCAGAAGACTTTGAAATAGGTCAGGAAATAAAAGTAGACATTTTTGAAGAAGGCGATAAAATAGATATTACCGGTTGGTCAAAAGGTAGAGGATTTGCTGGAGCAATGAAAAGATGGGGATTTCGCGGCGGACCAAAATCCCATGGTGCAAAATTTCATAGGGAACTTGGTTCAGTAGGTCAACACACAGAACCAGCAAGAATATTCAAAGGAAAAAAGATGCCAGGACAATATGGTAACGAACGTGTAACCATTTTAAACTCTGAAATTGTTAAAATAGATGTTGAGAATAATTTGATAGCGGTTAAAGGAGGAGTTCCAGGAGCGAGGGGCGGCCTTGTCCTCATAAGAAGTGCAAAAAGAGGATAA
- the rpsJ gene encoding 30S ribosomal protein S10 — protein MPGQKIRIRLKAYDHKLLDESAKKIVEVVKQTNAKVSGPVPLPTERTLYVVLRSPLKHKDSREQFEKRVHKRLIDIMEPTPKTIDALMKINLPAGVDVEINL, from the coding sequence ATGCCTGGACAAAAAATAAGAATTAGGTTAAAGGCTTACGATCATAAATTGTTAGATGAATCAGCAAAAAAAATAGTGGAAGTTGTTAAGCAAACTAATGCTAAAGTTTCTGGACCTGTGCCACTTCCAACAGAAAGAACGCTTTATGTAGTTTTGAGATCGCCCTTGAAACACAAAGATTCTCGTGAGCAATTTGAAAAAAGAGTACACAAAAGATTGATTGACATAATGGAACCAACCCCAAAAACTATTGATGCACTGATGAAAATAAATCTTCCAGCTGGAGTTGACGTTGAAATCAACCTGTGA
- a CDS encoding DUF5693 family protein, producing the protein MNIKKLYEFPHKITHLTVFVFTILSLFLIFYRTPSDLKNMETLIIFQNDERLFFYDNHEKSIPEKAQFVVIKDLENVNFNEFIKKLGNRKLGILEFNISENLARKIAKFIPKNQIIYAHYIKPEELTNYTENKLFKRIWRAVVERSIDLIILPETKLTEIAREKASSFFNISSPHPYEQPLFPYKFFGIILGIYVLIFFPSAVFAFILFPLSYTIYVSTVSIIGTVVLFFRLQNNFEKFFAYFSLGILTNLSLYEFYFLNNIELYRGVKLSISLLPAIMLLKFILKRKQEIKGVLKIIIPFFAVAGIYYIIRSGNSDLVLNFERNFREFVENLFVIRPRTKELFLYPFLFGSQLISKDSIWFDMFELLGTIALVSTFNTFCHIRAPLFINGYREIITLLIALSIYGIIYFGRRVKT; encoded by the coding sequence ATGAACATAAAAAAATTATACGAATTTCCCCATAAAATAACCCATCTGACTGTATTTGTTTTTACAATATTGTCGCTTTTTTTAATATTTTATAGAACACCATCTGATTTAAAAAACATGGAAACCTTAATAATATTCCAGAACGATGAAAGATTATTTTTTTACGATAATCATGAAAAATCTATACCTGAAAAAGCGCAATTCGTTGTTATAAAAGATCTCGAAAATGTAAACTTTAATGAGTTTATCAAAAAATTAGGCAATCGAAAACTTGGAATATTAGAGTTCAACATCTCGGAAAATCTGGCAAGGAAAATAGCAAAATTTATACCTAAAAACCAGATAATTTACGCACACTATATAAAACCAGAGGAACTTACAAACTATACAGAAAATAAATTGTTCAAAAGAATATGGCGAGCTGTGGTAGAAAGAAGTATAGATCTCATAATACTACCAGAAACGAAACTAACTGAAATCGCTCGAGAAAAAGCTTCCTCGTTTTTTAATATAAGTTCCCCGCATCCATATGAACAACCACTGTTTCCATACAAATTTTTTGGTATAATCCTTGGCATTTATGTACTTATATTCTTTCCATCAGCAGTTTTTGCCTTCATATTGTTTCCTCTTTCTTATACAATATACGTTTCAACAGTGAGTATAATTGGAACAGTTGTTCTTTTTTTCAGACTACAAAACAACTTCGAAAAATTTTTTGCTTATTTTTCACTTGGTATATTAACCAATCTATCACTGTATGAATTTTACTTTTTAAACAATATAGAACTCTATAGAGGGGTAAAATTATCAATTTCACTACTTCCAGCCATAATGCTATTAAAGTTTATATTGAAAAGAAAGCAGGAAATAAAAGGCGTTTTAAAAATAATAATTCCATTCTTCGCCGTTGCTGGAATTTATTATATAATAAGAAGTGGAAACAGCGACCTGGTACTAAACTTTGAACGAAACTTTCGAGAGTTTGTAGAAAATCTTTTCGTAATACGTCCAAGAACAAAAGAATTATTTTTGTATCCTTTCTTATTTGGAAGTCAATTAATATCAAAAGACAGCATATGGTTCGACATGTTTGAACTTTTAGGAACAATAGCTCTTGTATCTACATTTAACACTTTCTGCCATATTCGAGCCCCACTCTTTATAAATGGTTATAGGGAAATAATAACATTACTTATTGCCCTGTCAATATATGGAATCATATACTTTGGAAGGAGGGTAAAAACATGA
- a CDS encoding RluA family pseudouridine synthase, whose translation MKVTEKNYYSRLDKFLRKTHENIPLNAIYKLIRKGFVKVNGKRVKTPSFKLEIGDEVEIFTDISKYNRKTNYKLRPIPMELDVIYEDSNLLIINKKPGIPIHPGKGVHIATIIEGLMYYGNQNNFEPYLVHRLDKHTSGVLIVAKNPEAARKMGKLISNREVEKEYITLVAGKISRSGEIKLSLDNLEAVTYYKPLNLYETELGVFTKLCVKIKTGRKHQIRRHFSLINHPVVGDDLYGKRKLNHEFRRLYGLKRYFLHCKRMAFYFNNKFININTEIPEDLKIVLKKLENK comes from the coding sequence GTGAAAGTCACAGAAAAAAACTATTATTCACGTCTTGATAAATTTCTGAGAAAAACTCATGAAAACATACCATTAAATGCTATATATAAACTAATAAGAAAAGGTTTTGTCAAAGTAAATGGAAAAAGAGTTAAAACTCCGTCTTTTAAACTCGAAATAGGAGATGAAGTTGAAATATTTACCGATATATCAAAATACAATCGTAAAACAAATTACAAGCTAAGGCCTATCCCCATGGAACTCGACGTAATTTATGAAGATAGCAATCTGCTTATCATAAATAAAAAACCAGGAATTCCTATTCACCCTGGAAAAGGTGTGCATATAGCGACAATTATTGAAGGTTTGATGTATTATGGAAATCAAAATAATTTTGAACCATATTTAGTCCATAGATTAGACAAGCATACTTCTGGTGTGCTCATAGTAGCTAAAAATCCAGAAGCTGCTCGAAAAATGGGAAAGTTAATATCTAATCGTGAAGTAGAGAAAGAATATATCACATTAGTTGCTGGAAAAATTTCCAGAAGCGGTGAAATTAAATTATCTCTTGATAATTTAGAAGCAGTAACTTATTACAAACCTTTAAACTTATATGAAACAGAACTTGGCGTTTTCACAAAATTATGTGTCAAAATAAAAACTGGTCGAAAACATCAAATCCGGCGCCATTTTTCTTTAATAAATCATCCAGTCGTTGGCGATGATTTGTATGGAAAACGAAAATTAAACCATGAATTTAGAAGGTTATATGGATTAAAGCGCTATTTTCTTCATTGCAAGCGAATGGCTTTTTACTTTAACAACAAATTTATAAATATAAACACGGAAATCCCCGAAGATCTAAAAATCGTGCTAAAAAAACTGGAAAACAAATGA
- the rpsL gene encoding 30S ribosomal protein S12: protein MPTINQLVRHGRKVIKSKSKSPALQGHPQKRGVCVRVSTMTPKKPNSALRKIARVRLSNGIEVTAYIPGIGHNLQEHSVVLVRGGRVKDLPGIRYKIIRGALDTAGVEGRKQSRSKYGTKRPKK, encoded by the coding sequence ATGCCTACTATAAACCAATTGGTAAGGCATGGTAGAAAAGTTATAAAAAGTAAATCGAAATCGCCTGCTTTGCAAGGGCATCCTCAAAAAAGAGGAGTTTGTGTAAGGGTTTCTACTATGACACCTAAAAAACCGAACTCTGCTTTGAGGAAAATAGCAAGAGTTAGACTCAGTAATGGAATAGAAGTTACTGCATACATCCCTGGTATTGGACATAATTTACAGGAACACTCAGTAGTTCTTGTAAGAGGCGGAAGGGTTAAAGATCTGCCTGGTATAAGATACAAAATTATTCGTGGAGCATTGGATACAGCTGGTGTTGAGGGAAGAAAACAATCCAGAAGTAAATATGGTACAAAAAGACCAAAGAAATAA
- the pyk gene encoding pyruvate kinase produces MRKTRIVATIGPATESEDMLKKLVELGVNVFRLNSSHDTINIHQKRIRRMKQLREEMGVPFAILLDLSGPKIRTGILETEYVTLQEGNNLTLTVEDIPGNTEKIYINYSRLPFEVKKGDKILLNDGAIELEVVGTTDTEIETKILRGGKITHHRGVNLPGIDISMPALTEKDKQFIKLGVEEGIDYFALSFVRKVSDVRLAKSLSNGIPVIAKIETAQALDNLDSIIQEADGVMVARGDLGVEIPLSKVPIAQKQIIETANRFAKPVITATQMLESMIKNETPTRAEISDIANAILDGTDAVMLSAETSIGKNPLESVKVMDEVARTTEKFMHSYDSLELEWIRTYYISENISDAISHAVYNLTYDVNAKLIITATSTGNTAINVARLRPKVPIMAATPNESTYYKLSLVWGIIPVMINQTASTDEMISEVLKKAKELNLASKGDKVVITAGIPWGRPGTTNTVQIQEVY; encoded by the coding sequence ATGAGAAAAACTCGAATCGTAGCCACAATAGGACCAGCTACTGAATCAGAAGACATGTTGAAAAAACTTGTTGAACTTGGCGTAAATGTGTTTAGACTTAATTCTTCACATGATACTATAAACATACACCAAAAAAGAATTAGAAGAATGAAACAACTCAGAGAAGAAATGGGTGTGCCGTTTGCTATACTTTTAGACCTATCCGGACCAAAAATAAGAACAGGAATCCTCGAAACTGAATACGTTACTTTACAGGAAGGGAATAATCTAACACTCACTGTAGAAGATATCCCGGGGAATACAGAAAAAATTTATATTAACTATTCAAGATTACCTTTTGAAGTAAAAAAAGGCGATAAAATATTATTAAACGATGGAGCAATTGAACTTGAAGTTGTTGGAACAACAGATACCGAAATTGAAACAAAAATTCTAAGAGGTGGGAAAATAACTCATCACAGGGGAGTTAATTTACCTGGCATAGATATATCAATGCCTGCGCTTACAGAAAAAGACAAACAGTTTATAAAACTTGGTGTCGAAGAGGGTATAGATTATTTCGCTCTCTCATTTGTGAGAAAAGTATCTGATGTTCGTCTTGCAAAATCTTTAAGTAATGGTATACCTGTTATTGCAAAGATAGAAACAGCTCAAGCTCTTGATAATTTAGACTCAATTATCCAGGAAGCAGATGGTGTCATGGTTGCAAGAGGAGACCTTGGAGTTGAAATACCCCTTTCAAAAGTGCCCATAGCGCAAAAACAAATAATAGAAACAGCTAATAGATTTGCAAAACCAGTTATAACTGCAACACAGATGTTAGAAAGTATGATCAAAAACGAAACACCAACACGTGCTGAAATTTCAGATATCGCAAATGCCATTCTTGATGGAACAGACGCAGTTATGCTTTCTGCCGAAACATCTATTGGCAAAAATCCTTTAGAATCGGTAAAAGTAATGGATGAAGTGGCAAGAACAACAGAAAAATTCATGCACAGTTACGATTCGTTAGAATTAGAATGGATAAGGACATACTACATTTCAGAAAACATTTCCGATGCCATATCTCATGCCGTATATAATCTAACATACGATGTAAATGCAAAACTCATTATAACCGCAACAAGCACTGGTAACACTGCTATCAACGTGGCAAGACTGCGTCCAAAAGTCCCCATAATGGCGGCAACTCCAAATGAATCAACTTATTACAAACTAAGCCTCGTGTGGGGAATAATCCCTGTAATGATAAATCAAACCGCTTCTACAGATGAAATGATCTCTGAAGTATTGAAAAAAGCCAAAGAACTCAATCTTGCCTCAAAAGGTGATAAAGTTGTTATAACCGCTGGTATTCCGTGGGGAAGACCTGGAACAACCAACACTGTTCAAATTCAAGAAGTTTACTAA
- the fusA gene encoding elongation factor G: MQEVRAVYVDLKKLRNIGIMAHIDAGKTTTTERILYYTGRKHVIGSVDEGTATMDWMVQEKERGITIVSAATTCMWKGNRINIIDTPGHVDFTIEVERALRVLDGAIAVFDAAAGVEPQSETVWRQADKYNVPRIAFMNKMDKIGADFEMSVNSMVERLKANPIPIQIPMGAEDTFEGVIDLIKMKAIRWISEDGSEMAYEEIPEKYLAKAEEAREDMLEKIAEIDDDIMMLYLEGEDISEEQIKSALRKATISGTATPVLCGSAKMNQGIQPLLDAVIDYLPSPLDVPPIKGWDEKGEEIVIKPDEKEPFTALAFKIQADPFVGKLTFFRVYSGRLEKGSYVYNSTKGKKERISRLIFMHADKREDVEYVRAGDIVAAIGLKDTKTGDTLCDEKRPVILEKMEFPEPVISIAIEPATKNDEAKLSRALTLLSDEDPSFRAYVDRETGETIIAGMGELHLEIIVDRLKREFNTNVRVGKPQVAYRETIETSAEAEGKYIRQTGGRGQYGHVVMRFEPLELTKTFEFEDKTVGGVIPKEYISAIMEGVKEAAQTGYLAGYPMVGIKAILLDGSYHEVDSSEMAFKIAASLAFKEAMAKARPVLLEPIMKVEVTTPEEYMGNIIADLNSRRAHIDSLETRGHLRVVKAFVPLSEMFGYATDLRSASQGRANYTMVLSHYAKVPEKVAEKILNK, from the coding sequence ATGCAGGAAGTTCGAGCTGTTTATGTTGACTTGAAGAAGTTAAGAAATATAGGTATAATGGCTCATATTGATGCTGGAAAAACCACAACTACCGAAAGGATTTTGTATTATACGGGCAGAAAGCACGTAATCGGTAGTGTGGATGAAGGTACAGCCACGATGGACTGGATGGTCCAGGAAAAAGAACGTGGTATAACCATAGTATCTGCGGCCACTACGTGTATGTGGAAAGGGAACAGGATTAACATAATAGATACTCCTGGACACGTTGATTTTACTATAGAAGTTGAGCGAGCCTTAAGGGTTCTTGATGGTGCGATAGCAGTATTCGACGCAGCTGCTGGAGTAGAACCGCAATCTGAAACAGTCTGGCGACAGGCTGACAAGTACAATGTTCCCAGAATAGCGTTTATGAATAAGATGGATAAGATAGGCGCAGATTTTGAAATGTCAGTTAATTCAATGGTTGAGAGGTTGAAGGCTAATCCAATTCCCATTCAAATACCCATGGGTGCAGAAGACACATTTGAAGGTGTTATAGATTTAATAAAAATGAAGGCTATTAGGTGGATTAGCGAAGATGGTTCAGAGATGGCTTACGAGGAAATCCCGGAAAAATATTTAGCAAAAGCCGAAGAAGCACGTGAAGATATGCTTGAAAAAATAGCTGAAATAGATGATGATATTATGATGTTGTATCTTGAAGGTGAAGATATTTCAGAAGAACAAATAAAAAGTGCGTTGCGGAAAGCTACAATTTCAGGTACTGCCACACCTGTGTTGTGTGGGTCCGCTAAGATGAACCAGGGTATCCAGCCTCTACTTGATGCGGTTATTGATTATTTGCCGTCTCCATTAGATGTGCCACCAATCAAAGGTTGGGATGAAAAGGGAGAAGAGATAGTTATTAAACCTGATGAAAAGGAACCATTTACGGCTCTGGCTTTTAAGATTCAGGCGGATCCATTTGTTGGAAAGTTGACATTTTTCCGTGTTTACAGTGGAAGACTTGAAAAAGGAAGTTATGTGTATAATTCAACAAAAGGGAAAAAAGAGAGAATTTCACGCTTAATTTTCATGCATGCGGATAAACGTGAGGATGTTGAATATGTAAGAGCGGGCGATATTGTAGCTGCAATTGGATTAAAAGATACCAAAACAGGAGATACGTTATGTGATGAAAAAAGACCTGTTATACTTGAAAAGATGGAATTTCCTGAACCTGTTATATCTATTGCAATAGAACCAGCTACAAAAAATGATGAAGCAAAACTTTCAAGAGCACTTACACTTTTAAGTGATGAGGACCCATCCTTTAGAGCATATGTGGATAGAGAAACAGGTGAAACAATTATTGCTGGAATGGGAGAACTCCATCTTGAGATAATAGTTGATAGATTAAAAAGGGAATTCAATACAAATGTTAGAGTAGGAAAGCCTCAGGTTGCTTATCGTGAGACGATAGAAACTTCTGCAGAAGCTGAAGGAAAATATATAAGACAAACTGGAGGAAGAGGCCAGTATGGACACGTAGTTATGAGATTTGAGCCATTGGAACTTACAAAGACATTTGAATTTGAGGATAAGACAGTTGGTGGAGTTATTCCAAAAGAATACATTTCAGCAATAATGGAAGGAGTAAAAGAAGCTGCCCAGACAGGTTATTTAGCTGGTTATCCAATGGTTGGCATAAAAGCTATTCTTTTAGATGGGTCTTATCATGAAGTTGATTCTTCAGAGATGGCTTTCAAAATAGCTGCGAGTTTGGCTTTCAAAGAAGCTATGGCAAAAGCCAGACCTGTTTTACTTGAACCGATTATGAAAGTGGAAGTGACAACACCAGAAGAGTATATGGGAAATATTATAGCTGATTTAAATTCCAGAAGAGCACATATTGATTCTTTAGAGACAAGAGGTCATTTGAGGGTTGTAAAAGCTTTTGTTCCATTATCAGAGATGTTTGGATACGCTACTGATTTGAGATCGGCAAGTCAGGGAAGAGCGAATTATACTATGGTTCTTTCCCATTATGCAAAGGTTCCTGAAAAAGTAGCCGAAAAAATTTTAAACAAATAA
- the rplB gene encoding 50S ribosomal protein L2 — translation MGLKRFKPTSPGRRQMIISDFSEITKAKPEKSLLVSLKKTGGRNNLGRVTVRFRGGGHKRRYRIIDFKRDKVGIPARVVAIEYDPNRTARIALLVYADGEKRYILAPQGLNVGDTIVSGPEAEIKPGNALPLENIPVGTIVHNVEFIPGKGGQIARSAGSSCQLMAKEGGYALLRMPSGELRKVSVRCYATVGVVGNEDHKNEVDGKAGRVRWKGRKPHVRGVAMNPVDHPHGGGEGRGKGHHPQSPWGQLAKGYKTRRGKKASDRLIVRRRNG, via the coding sequence ATGGGTCTTAAGAGATTTAAACCAACAAGCCCTGGTAGACGTCAAATGATAATAAGTGATTTTTCAGAGATTACAAAAGCAAAACCTGAAAAGTCGCTTCTGGTTAGTTTGAAGAAAACAGGTGGAAGGAACAATCTTGGAAGAGTTACTGTTAGATTTAGAGGTGGAGGTCACAAAAGAAGATACAGAATTATAGATTTTAAAAGAGATAAAGTAGGAATACCGGCACGTGTTGTGGCCATTGAATATGATCCTAACAGAACAGCAAGGATTGCCTTACTTGTTTATGCAGATGGAGAGAAGAGATACATTCTCGCACCTCAAGGTTTAAATGTGGGCGATACAATTGTAAGCGGACCTGAGGCAGAAATTAAACCGGGTAATGCTCTGCCACTTGAAAACATACCAGTTGGTACTATTGTTCACAATGTTGAATTTATTCCTGGAAAAGGTGGACAGATAGCAAGATCTGCAGGTAGTTCTTGTCAGTTGATGGCAAAAGAAGGAGGTTATGCACTTCTCAGAATGCCATCTGGAGAATTAAGGAAGGTTAGTGTAAGATGTTACGCGACAGTTGGAGTAGTTGGTAATGAAGATCACAAAAATGAAGTGGATGGTAAAGCAGGAAGAGTAAGATGGAAAGGGAGAAAACCACATGTTCGTGGTGTTGCTATGAACCCCGTTGATCACCCGCATGGTGGTGGAGAAGGAAGAGGAAAAGGTCATCACCCACAGAGTCCTTGGGGACAACTTGCCAAAGGTTATAAGACAAGAAGGGGTAAGAAAGCATCAGATAGACTTATTGTAAGAAGAAGAAATGGTTAA
- the tuf gene encoding elongation factor Tu, whose protein sequence is MAKEKFVRSKPHLNVGTIGHIDHGKTTLTAAITKYLSLFGRADYTPYEQIDKAPEEKARGITINIAHIEYETDNRHYAHIDCPGHADYIKNMITGAAQMDGAILVVAATDGPMPQTREHVLLARQVNVPAMIVYINKTDMVDDEELIDLVEMEVRELLSKYEFPGDDLPVIRGSALKAVEAPNDPNDAAYNSVKELLDAMDSYFPEPQREVDKPFLMPVEDVFSITGRGTVVTGRIERGVIKPGDEVEIIGMSYEVSKTVVTSVEMFRKILDEGIAGDNVGCLLRGVDKDEVERGQVLAKPGSITPHTTFKAQVYVLKKEEGGRHTPFQKGYKPQFYIRTADVTGELIEFPAGVEMVMPGDNVEMTIKLIYPVAIEEGMRFAIREGGRTVGAGVVTAIVE, encoded by the coding sequence ATGGCAAAAGAAAAGTTTGTGAGAAGTAAACCCCATCTTAATGTAGGTACTATAGGACACATTGACCATGGTAAGACAACACTTACTGCAGCTATTACAAAGTATTTGTCTTTGTTTGGAAGAGCCGATTATACACCATACGAACAGATCGATAAGGCTCCTGAAGAAAAAGCAAGAGGTATTACCATTAACATTGCACACATTGAATATGAAACTGATAACAGACATTATGCACATATCGACTGTCCAGGCCACGCTGACTACATCAAGAACATGATTACCGGTGCAGCTCAAATGGATGGTGCTATTCTTGTTGTTGCAGCTACTGATGGACCAATGCCACAAACAAGAGAACACGTTCTTCTCGCAAGACAGGTTAATGTTCCTGCAATGATTGTTTACATTAACAAAACAGATATGGTTGATGATGAAGAACTTATTGACCTTGTTGAAATGGAAGTAAGAGAACTTTTGAGCAAATATGAATTCCCTGGTGACGATTTGCCAGTTATTAGAGGTTCTGCTCTTAAAGCTGTTGAAGCTCCAAATGATCCTAACGATGCAGCTTATAATTCTGTTAAAGAACTTCTCGATGCAATGGATTCTTACTTCCCGGAACCACAAAGAGAAGTTGACAAACCATTCCTTATGCCAGTAGAAGACGTTTTCTCCATTACGGGAAGAGGTACAGTTGTTACTGGAAGAATTGAACGTGGAGTTATTAAGCCCGGTGATGAAGTAGAAATAATTGGTATGAGCTATGAAGTAAGTAAAACAGTTGTTACCAGCGTTGAAATGTTCAGAAAAATACTCGATGAAGGTATTGCCGGTGACAATGTAGGATGTCTTTTAAGAGGTGTTGACAAGGATGAAGTAGAAAGAGGACAGGTTCTTGCTAAACCTGGTTCCATTACTCCTCATACAACATTTAAAGCACAGGTTTACGTTCTAAAGAAAGAGGAAGGCGGAAGACACACACCATTCCAAAAAGGATACAAACCACAATTCTACATTAGAACAGCAGATGTTACAGGAGAACTTATAGAATTCCCTGCAGGTGTTGAAATGGTCATGCCAGGTGACAATGTTGAAATGACAATTAAACTCATCTACCCTGTTGCTATAGAAGAAGGTATGAGATTTGCTATTCGTGAAGGTGGAAGAACAGTAGGTGCAGGAGTTGTCACAGCAATTGTTGAGTAA
- the rpsG gene encoding 30S ribosomal protein S7, which yields MRRRRAEIRKVPPDPIYNDVLVSKLINRVMWDGKKSIAQKIVYKAMEILGEKTKKNPLEALHQAVDNVRPIVEVRPRRVGGATYQVPIEVQEPRKTSLALRWIVEAARSRKGKPMAEKLGEELVNAFNNTGTAIKKREDVHRMAEANRAFAHFKW from the coding sequence ATGAGGAGAAGAAGAGCGGAAATTAGAAAAGTCCCACCCGATCCAATTTACAATGATGTATTAGTTTCAAAGCTTATAAATAGAGTTATGTGGGATGGGAAAAAATCAATAGCACAAAAAATAGTATATAAAGCCATGGAAATACTCGGAGAAAAAACAAAGAAAAATCCTCTGGAAGCTTTGCATCAAGCAGTTGATAATGTAAGACCTATTGTAGAAGTTAGACCAAGAAGGGTTGGAGGAGCAACTTATCAGGTTCCAATTGAAGTTCAGGAGCCGAGAAAAACTTCTCTTGCTTTAAGATGGATTGTTGAAGCCGCAAGATCAAGGAAAGGAAAGCCAATGGCTGAAAAATTAGGAGAAGAACTTGTTAATGCGTTTAATAACACAGGTACCGCTATTAAAAAACGTGAAGATGTACATAGAATGGCAGAAGCCAACAGAGCCTTTGCTCACTTTAAGTGGTAA
- the rplW gene encoding 50S ribosomal protein L23, giving the protein MKNYADIIIRPVVSEKAYYARENRQYVFEVNKDANKSQIKEAVEKLFNVKVEKVNVINVKPKPKRDIRRGAMAREGYTRSWKKAIVKLREGYTIKELEGEH; this is encoded by the coding sequence ATGAAAAATTATGCGGATATAATAATAAGACCTGTAGTAAGCGAAAAAGCTTACTATGCTCGTGAGAATAGGCAATATGTTTTTGAAGTAAACAAGGATGCGAATAAATCTCAAATTAAAGAAGCTGTAGAAAAATTATTCAATGTTAAAGTTGAAAAAGTTAATGTTATAAATGTAAAACCAAAACCCAAAAGAGATATACGAAGAGGCGCTATGGCAAGAGAAGGATACACAAGATCATGGAAAAAGGCGATTGTTAAACTCAGAGAAGGATATACGATTAAAGAACTTGAAGGAGAACACTAA